In Cyclopterus lumpus isolate fCycLum1 chromosome 17, fCycLum1.pri, whole genome shotgun sequence, a genomic segment contains:
- the LOC117746076 gene encoding putative ferric-chelate reductase 1 isoform X2, with product MEGVFILLVAALVVCVQGTSHLSFSNNTEVNITLDGCGVTKLCLSTPDSCDPAGQSACLFASSAVVTTSPPVADSVELAVELRGDSGGYIALGLISSTSPGTTMLFVCAANTTNNGAIFFFRTLQRNNTDEALIPTETRVKEIRGTVAGTVIKCEFNIESLNATNIFNVLLGTGAVNGTAVGPFNIDLNAGRVNLTVTNSGGAVRPHAVLLLLSVLTLSVMLRA from the exons ATGGAAGGTGTCTTCATCCTGCTGGTGGCGGCGCTGGTCGTTTGTGTCCAAGGAACGTCTCATTTGTCCTTTTCCAACAACACTGag GTGAACATCACACTCGACGGCTGCGGAGTCACTAAATTGTGCCTGTCGACCCCAGACAGCTGCGACCCCGCCGGGCAGAGCGCCTGTCTGTTCGCGTCTTCGGCCGTCGTGACCACCAGCCCCCCGGTGGCCGACAGCGTTGAGCTGGCCGTCGAACTCCGAGGAGACTCCGGAGGGTACATCGCACTGGGCCTCATTTCGAGTACCTCGccg GGAACCACCATGCTGTTTGTTTGCgctgcaaacacaacaaacaacggGGCGATCTTCTTCTTCAGGACGTTGCAGAGGAACAACACAGACGAAGCGCTCATTCCCACGGAGACG AGGGTGAAAGAAATCCGCGGCACGGTGGCTGGAACTGTGATCAAGTGCGAGTTCAACATAGAGTCCCTGAACGCCACCAACATCTTCAACGTCCTCCTCGGGACCGGAGCGGTTAACGGGA CTGCTGTCGGCCCCTTCAATATCGACCTGAACGCCGGCCGTGTGAACCTGACAGTGACCAACAGTGGTGGAGCTGTCCGGCCTCATG CTGTGCTGCTCCTGCTGAGCGTCCTCACACTGTCGGTCATGCTGAGAGCCTGA
- the LOC117746076 gene encoding putative ferric-chelate reductase 1 isoform X1: MEGVFILLVAALVVCVQGTSHLSFSNNTEQVNITLDGCGVTKLCLSTPDSCDPAGQSACLFASSAVVTTSPPVADSVELAVELRGDSGGYIALGLISSTSPGTTMLFVCAANTTNNGAIFFFRTLQRNNTDEALIPTETRVKEIRGTVAGTVIKCEFNIESLNATNIFNVLLGTGAVNGTAVGPFNIDLNAGRVNLTVTNSGGAVRPHAVLLLLSVLTLSVMLRA, translated from the exons ATGGAAGGTGTCTTCATCCTGCTGGTGGCGGCGCTGGTCGTTTGTGTCCAAGGAACGTCTCATTTGTCCTTTTCCAACAACACTGag CAGGTGAACATCACACTCGACGGCTGCGGAGTCACTAAATTGTGCCTGTCGACCCCAGACAGCTGCGACCCCGCCGGGCAGAGCGCCTGTCTGTTCGCGTCTTCGGCCGTCGTGACCACCAGCCCCCCGGTGGCCGACAGCGTTGAGCTGGCCGTCGAACTCCGAGGAGACTCCGGAGGGTACATCGCACTGGGCCTCATTTCGAGTACCTCGccg GGAACCACCATGCTGTTTGTTTGCgctgcaaacacaacaaacaacggGGCGATCTTCTTCTTCAGGACGTTGCAGAGGAACAACACAGACGAAGCGCTCATTCCCACGGAGACG AGGGTGAAAGAAATCCGCGGCACGGTGGCTGGAACTGTGATCAAGTGCGAGTTCAACATAGAGTCCCTGAACGCCACCAACATCTTCAACGTCCTCCTCGGGACCGGAGCGGTTAACGGGA CTGCTGTCGGCCCCTTCAATATCGACCTGAACGCCGGCCGTGTGAACCTGACAGTGACCAACAGTGGTGGAGCTGTCCGGCCTCATG CTGTGCTGCTCCTGCTGAGCGTCCTCACACTGTCGGTCATGCTGAGAGCCTGA